The Alcanivorax sediminis genome window below encodes:
- a CDS encoding GDYXXLXY domain-containing protein, whose amino-acid sequence MNKATLKYALLAALVLQLAIMAGVFVNGFYPLWLGEEIRVKTQPVDPRDLFRGNYARLNYAFSNLENPDFKPGDVIYLPLSREGDLWTAGEPNHHQPEEGLFLRGRVSSRPWRGGSRLTFGIEALFAPKEKALALERQLRDEAVAVIRVAPNGRAALVTVNSE is encoded by the coding sequence ATGAATAAGGCAACCTTGAAATACGCTTTGCTGGCAGCTTTGGTTCTGCAACTGGCGATTATGGCCGGCGTATTTGTGAATGGTTTCTACCCGCTATGGCTGGGTGAGGAAATCAGGGTCAAAACCCAACCGGTGGATCCTCGGGACCTGTTCCGTGGCAACTATGCCCGGCTTAATTACGCTTTCAGTAATCTGGAGAATCCTGACTTCAAGCCTGGTGACGTGATCTACCTGCCGTTGTCCCGGGAAGGGGATCTGTGGACGGCCGGTGAGCCGAACCATCACCAGCCAGAGGAAGGCCTGTTCCTGCGCGGTCGGGTATCATCGCGCCCCTGGCGTGGTGGTAGCCGTTTGACCTTCGGCATCGAGGCTCTGTTCGCCCCGAAAGAGAAAGCGTTGGCACTGGAGCGGCAGCTCCGGGATGAAGCTGTGGCAGTGATCCGGGTGGCGCCGAATGGGAGAGCGGCATTAGTCACAGTTAACAGTGAATAG
- a CDS encoding DUF4870 domain-containing protein, translating into MTEIEQTGAEPQGAPSKEERGQAMACHLLALIGFIIPFGNLIGPLIMWVIKKDESSFVDDQGKEAVNFNITMLIAGFVCFLLTFVIIGAILLPILGIFWLVITIIAGLKANDGVAYRYPFTLRLIK; encoded by the coding sequence ATGACTGAGATTGAACAGACCGGGGCGGAGCCGCAGGGTGCCCCCAGCAAGGAAGAGCGTGGTCAGGCCATGGCGTGCCATCTGTTGGCCCTGATTGGGTTCATCATTCCTTTTGGTAATTTGATTGGCCCCCTGATCATGTGGGTGATCAAGAAAGATGAAAGCAGTTTTGTGGATGACCAGGGCAAGGAAGCGGTAAATTTCAACATCACCATGTTGATTGCCGGTTTCGTCTGCTTCCTGCTGACCTTCGTGATTATTGGCGCGATCCTGCTGCCGATCCTTGGCATCTTCTGGCTGGTTATCACCATCATCGCTGGCCTGAAAGCCAACGATGGTGTGGCGTACCGTTACCCGTTTACGCTTCGCCTGATTAAGTAA
- a CDS encoding ABC transporter ATP-binding protein — MSALTIRNLTKTYANGVQALKGIDLDVEQGDFFALLGPNGAGKSTTIGVISSLVNKSGGKVSIFGHSLDTDRSLAKKKIGVVPQEFNFNQFEKVFDIVVTQAGFYGIPAPLARERAEKYLRQLGLWDKRDMQSRTLSGGMKRRLMIARALVHEPDLLILDEPTAGVDIELRRSMWDFLTRTNQEGKTIILTTHYLEEAESLCRNIAIIDHGVIVENTNMRSLLEKLQVETFILDLARPVESAPVLEGFEVLLRDAQTLEVAVPKTQSLNTLFVALAEQQFEVMSMRNKANRLEELFVRLVDKNLAGEASA, encoded by the coding sequence TTGTCAGCATTGACGATTCGTAATCTCACCAAGACCTATGCCAACGGTGTTCAGGCACTGAAGGGCATTGATCTTGATGTGGAGCAGGGCGATTTCTTTGCGCTGCTGGGCCCCAACGGGGCCGGGAAATCCACCACCATTGGGGTGATCAGTTCGCTGGTGAACAAGAGCGGCGGTAAGGTCAGCATCTTTGGCCATTCGCTGGATACCGATCGCTCCCTGGCAAAGAAAAAGATTGGCGTAGTGCCGCAGGAATTCAACTTCAACCAGTTCGAGAAAGTCTTCGATATCGTGGTGACCCAGGCCGGGTTTTACGGAATTCCGGCGCCGCTGGCCCGGGAGCGGGCAGAGAAGTACCTGCGCCAGCTGGGCTTGTGGGACAAGCGTGACATGCAGTCCAGGACCTTGTCCGGCGGTATGAAGCGCAGGCTGATGATTGCCCGGGCGCTGGTGCATGAGCCTGACCTGCTGATTCTGGATGAGCCCACCGCCGGCGTGGATATCGAGCTGCGTCGCTCCATGTGGGATTTCCTTACGCGTACTAATCAGGAAGGCAAGACGATCATCCTGACCACCCACTATCTGGAAGAAGCAGAGTCCCTGTGCCGCAATATCGCGATCATCGATCACGGCGTGATTGTGGAAAACACCAACATGCGCTCGCTACTGGAAAAATTGCAGGTGGAAACCTTTATTCTCGATCTGGCCCGGCCGGTGGAGTCGGCTCCGGTATTGGAAGGCTTTGAGGTATTACTCAGAGATGCCCAGACCCTGGAGGTGGCCGTGCCCAAGACACAGAGCCTCAACACCCTGTTTGTGGCTCTGGCGGAACAGCAGTTTGAAGTGATGAGCATGCGCAATAAAGCCAACCGGCTGGAAGAACTGTTTGTCCGCCTGGTGGACAAGAACCTGGCGGGGGAGGCATCCGCATGA
- a CDS encoding histidine phosphatase family protein produces MARLHPRLLEALNLLPKDKPVHLLTRHSVRELAKNGFADYRLPLTPEGIEMARDWGSKLNRPVEAFYSSPVGRCVNTAKAMAEGAVKAGLMAETPDDIEVDTTLVEPGCYVVDINEVGPTFFKLGAFRFLNQHLQEPFEGMLSPAEGRAKLAAYLQEREPKPGHLNVHVTHDTILAVLVAELHGRRQITEDDWPWMMEGLWVWFSTGQMHWIWRGDHGHCAL; encoded by the coding sequence ATGGCCCGCCTACACCCGCGATTACTGGAAGCCCTCAACCTGCTGCCCAAGGACAAGCCTGTCCATCTGTTGACCCGTCATTCCGTGCGGGAACTGGCCAAGAACGGTTTTGCCGACTACCGCTTGCCGCTGACCCCGGAAGGGATAGAAATGGCACGGGACTGGGGCAGCAAGCTGAATCGGCCGGTGGAAGCGTTCTATTCCAGCCCGGTGGGGCGCTGTGTGAATACCGCCAAGGCCATGGCTGAAGGGGCGGTAAAGGCAGGCCTGATGGCCGAGACTCCGGACGATATCGAGGTTGATACCACTCTGGTCGAGCCCGGCTGCTATGTGGTTGATATCAACGAAGTTGGCCCCACCTTCTTCAAGCTGGGCGCTTTCCGCTTTCTTAACCAGCACCTGCAGGAGCCCTTCGAGGGCATGCTGTCCCCGGCGGAAGGGCGCGCCAAGCTGGCAGCCTACCTTCAGGAACGGGAGCCGAAACCGGGCCACCTCAATGTGCATGTGACCCATGACACCATTCTGGCCGTTCTGGTGGCCGAGCTGCATGGCCGGCGCCAGATCACCGAGGATGACTGGCCCTGGATGATGGAAGGGCTATGGGTGTGGTTCTCGACGGGGCAGATGCACTGGATCTGGCGTGGTGATCACGGCCACTGTGCCCTGTAA
- the queF gene encoding NADPH-dependent 7-cyano-7-deazaguanine reductase QueF (Catalyzes the NADPH-dependent reduction of 7-cyano-7-deazaguanine (preQ0) to 7-aminomethyl-7-deazaguanine (preQ1) in queuosine biosynthesis) → MSYLKDTPLGRSSDYVDEYMPSLLCPVPRWDARESLELEDTNLPFHGTDIWNAYELSWLTEKGKPVVAMCELRIPCTTPNIVESKSLKLYLNSFANTRFSGRDEVRAAIEKDVAQVVGGNIEVLLFSLEDAASLPLWEDRGQCVDSIDLNFEHYNYNPDLLLCDQGAEQTGQLYSHLLRSHCPVTNQPDWATVVVRYTGRAISPASFLRYVVSLRNHQGFHEQIIEQMFVDLMAQCSPRHLTVYGRFTRRGGIDINPFRSNSEQALPNRRTVRQ, encoded by the coding sequence ATGAGTTACTTGAAAGATACCCCGTTGGGACGCTCCAGTGACTATGTGGACGAATACATGCCGTCGTTGCTGTGCCCTGTGCCGCGCTGGGATGCCCGTGAATCACTGGAACTGGAAGACACGAACCTGCCGTTTCATGGTACCGATATCTGGAATGCCTATGAGCTGTCATGGCTCACGGAAAAGGGTAAGCCGGTGGTGGCCATGTGCGAGCTGCGGATTCCCTGCACCACTCCCAATATTGTGGAGTCGAAATCCCTGAAGCTGTACCTCAACTCCTTCGCCAACACCCGTTTTTCAGGCCGTGATGAAGTGCGTGCGGCCATCGAAAAGGACGTGGCACAGGTGGTTGGAGGGAATATCGAGGTATTGCTGTTTTCCCTGGAAGATGCGGCTAGCCTGCCGCTGTGGGAAGACCGGGGGCAGTGTGTTGACAGCATTGACCTGAATTTCGAGCACTACAACTACAACCCGGATCTGCTGCTGTGCGATCAGGGCGCAGAGCAGACAGGGCAGCTTTATTCGCACTTGCTGCGAAGCCATTGTCCGGTGACCAACCAGCCTGACTGGGCGACAGTGGTGGTGCGCTACACCGGACGCGCCATCAGCCCGGCCAGTTTCCTGCGCTATGTGGTTTCCCTACGGAACCACCAGGGCTTTCATGAACAAATTATTGAGCAGATGTTTGTGGATCTGATGGCGCAGTGTTCCCCACGGCATTTGACCGTCTACGGTCGCTTCACCCGTCGTGGCGGTATCGACATCAATCCCTTCCGTTCCAACAGCGAGCAGGCGTTGCCAAATCGGAGAACTGTGCGACAGTGA
- a CDS encoding ABC transporter permease has translation MSPREQWVAFLTIVTKEIRRFTRIWPQTLLPPAITMTLYFVIFGNLIGSRVGEMGGFDYMQYIVPGLIMMSVIQNSYGNVVSSFFSTKFQHSIEEMLVSPMPPWIILCGFVVGGMVRGMLVGVIVSMLSLFFTHLTMQHIFVTVVVVVLTAALFSLGGFINAILAKKFDDISIVPTFVLTPLTYLGGVFYSIDMLPEFWRAVSLANPIVYMVNAFRYGVLGVSDVNVYASLAAIAGFVGVFFMIALWMLRRGTGIRH, from the coding sequence ATGAGTCCTCGTGAGCAATGGGTGGCGTTTCTGACCATCGTGACCAAGGAAATTCGTCGCTTTACCCGCATCTGGCCGCAGACCCTGCTGCCGCCGGCGATCACCATGACCCTCTATTTTGTGATTTTCGGCAATCTGATTGGTAGCCGGGTGGGGGAAATGGGGGGCTTTGACTACATGCAGTACATCGTTCCCGGCCTGATCATGATGAGTGTGATTCAGAACAGTTACGGCAACGTGGTCAGCTCGTTCTTTTCCACCAAGTTCCAGCACTCCATTGAAGAAATGCTGGTCTCTCCCATGCCGCCCTGGATCATCCTGTGCGGCTTTGTGGTGGGCGGTATGGTGCGCGGTATGCTGGTGGGCGTAATTGTCAGCATGCTGAGCCTGTTCTTCACGCACCTGACCATGCAGCACATCTTCGTTACGGTGGTGGTGGTGGTGCTGACGGCGGCGCTGTTCTCGTTGGGCGGGTTTATCAATGCGATCCTGGCCAAGAAGTTTGATGACATTTCCATCGTCCCGACCTTCGTGCTGACGCCACTGACTTATCTGGGTGGGGTCTTCTATTCCATCGACATGCTGCCGGAATTCTGGCGAGCGGTCAGCCTGGCCAATCCTATTGTGTATATGGTCAACGCCTTCCGTTATGGCGTACTGGGCGTGAGTGATGTGAATGTCTACGCCTCACTTGCGGCCATTGCCGGTTTTGTCGGGGTATTTTTCATGATCGCGTTGTGGATGCTTCGGCGTGGTACTGGCATCCGCCATTAA
- a CDS encoding DUF2157 domain-containing protein yields the protein MQLLGLLRRELRSECRQWVQDGDITAEQGDRILARYGTRLDDVGDGSLAYKVLVGVALLFVGMALLLLVSANWEEIPRALRMLGLIGMTMALNGVGIRYYLKDGSGLGWLFVGSISYGASIMLIAQIYHLGEHYPDGLFYWALGIAPMALLVRSRVLALLMLTVALLWLFNEGKFSPPWQMLLFLAAAFGVARQSASAGLGVVTVAVAVCWLNILLAWIYGYPWRPDFDTGNLTMNMGLLALLFMLGHWLAPSALAHRRRAATLLSLWALRGYLILLIPFTFYEVCEAYLRELQGVADPGLWFGLLAAIPAGLLALRDSSAHPLSRGLVMGVPLVLLMLHGMQWEAIVLPMVILVNLLALVSAIVLIQQGLEKGYSQYFYSGVGLLLVLAMIRYVDLVGDYVGGAVMFLIAAAILYAAARYWRDRQLQGQGGQRDE from the coding sequence ATGCAACTGCTCGGATTATTACGCCGTGAGCTGCGTAGCGAATGTCGCCAATGGGTGCAGGATGGGGATATCACTGCGGAGCAGGGGGACCGTATCCTCGCCCGCTATGGTACTCGTCTGGATGATGTCGGTGATGGCTCGCTGGCTTACAAGGTATTGGTGGGGGTGGCGCTCCTGTTTGTGGGCATGGCATTGCTGCTGCTGGTGTCGGCCAACTGGGAAGAGATCCCCCGGGCGCTAAGAATGCTCGGCCTGATAGGCATGACGATGGCGCTTAACGGGGTGGGGATTCGTTACTACCTCAAAGATGGCAGCGGCCTTGGTTGGTTGTTCGTGGGTAGCATCAGCTATGGCGCCTCCATCATGTTGATCGCGCAGATCTATCATTTGGGCGAGCACTACCCGGATGGTCTGTTCTACTGGGCGCTGGGCATCGCGCCCATGGCGCTGCTGGTGCGCAGCCGGGTATTGGCACTGCTGATGCTGACGGTGGCATTGCTGTGGTTGTTCAATGAGGGCAAATTCTCACCGCCCTGGCAGATGTTGCTATTCCTTGCTGCCGCCTTTGGTGTCGCGCGTCAGAGCGCGTCTGCGGGGCTGGGTGTTGTGACGGTGGCGGTGGCAGTGTGCTGGCTCAATATCCTGCTGGCATGGATCTACGGGTACCCCTGGCGCCCGGATTTTGACACCGGCAACCTGACCATGAATATGGGGCTGCTGGCGCTGCTGTTCATGTTGGGCCATTGGCTGGCGCCGAGCGCACTCGCGCATCGTCGTCGTGCGGCCACGCTGCTGTCGTTGTGGGCGCTGCGTGGCTACCTGATTCTGCTGATTCCTTTTACCTTCTACGAGGTCTGTGAAGCCTATCTGCGTGAGTTGCAGGGGGTAGCGGATCCCGGGCTCTGGTTCGGGCTGCTGGCGGCTATTCCGGCGGGGCTGTTGGCCTTGCGTGACAGTAGCGCCCATCCGCTGTCGCGAGGACTGGTCATGGGGGTACCGCTGGTGCTGCTCATGCTGCACGGCATGCAATGGGAGGCGATTGTGCTCCCGATGGTCATCCTGGTGAACCTGTTGGCGCTGGTGTCGGCCATCGTGCTGATTCAGCAGGGGCTTGAGAAAGGCTACAGCCAGTACTTCTACAGTGGCGTCGGATTGTTGCTGGTGCTGGCCATGATCCGTTATGTGGATCTGGTGGGCGACTATGTGGGTGGTGCCGTCATGTTCCTGATTGCTGCTGCGATTCTCTACGCTGCGGCGCGCTACTGGCGTGATCGTCAACTGCAGGGGCAGGGAGGTCAGCGTGATGAATAA
- a CDS encoding glutathione S-transferase family protein: protein MTIKLYGAALSPFVRKTRVALALKGVEFESVHIDPTNFPEGYEKISPMKRIPALEVDGQYLPDSAAICAWAEKVNPEPALYPSDAMDLGRTIWFERFVDYDLAMRCTFAVFRNRVLMRLIGRECDEEKVQRALEQTIPPLFEYLNNELEGREFLVGDSMTIADIALASQLVNFRHGGESVDAAKFPHLAAHTERMHALAPFAKTIEKESGFVQKVLGGQ, encoded by the coding sequence ATGACCATCAAACTGTACGGCGCTGCCCTGTCGCCCTTTGTCCGCAAGACCCGGGTCGCCCTGGCGCTTAAAGGGGTGGAATTCGAATCCGTGCATATCGACCCCACCAATTTTCCGGAAGGCTACGAGAAGATCAGCCCCATGAAGCGCATCCCGGCCCTGGAAGTGGATGGCCAGTACCTGCCGGATTCCGCGGCCATCTGCGCCTGGGCCGAGAAGGTCAACCCGGAACCGGCTCTCTATCCCTCCGACGCCATGGATCTGGGCCGTACCATCTGGTTCGAGCGTTTCGTGGATTACGACCTGGCCATGCGCTGCACCTTCGCGGTGTTCCGCAACCGGGTATTGATGCGCCTGATCGGCAGGGAGTGTGACGAGGAGAAGGTGCAGCGCGCCTTGGAGCAGACGATCCCGCCGCTGTTCGAGTACCTGAACAACGAGCTGGAAGGTCGGGAATTTCTGGTCGGCGACAGCATGACCATCGCCGATATCGCCCTGGCCAGCCAGCTGGTGAACTTCCGCCACGGCGGCGAAAGCGTCGACGCGGCCAAATTCCCCCATCTGGCAGCCCACACGGAGCGCATGCACGCACTGGCGCCTTTCGCCAAAACCATTGAGAAAGAATCCGGGTTTGTGCAGAAAGTGCTCGGCGGGCAATGA